In Takifugu rubripes unplaced genomic scaffold, fTakRub1.2, whole genome shotgun sequence, a genomic segment contains:
- the LOC101070487 gene encoding G1/S-specific cyclin-E1-like, giving the protein MIYCCSGTVYWFHKLYEDGSSWASKDVVWSNMLEKDKAYTRDVHMMEKHPHLQPKMRAILLDWLMEVSEVYKLHRETYHLAQDYFDRFMATQRNVFKSTLQLIGITCLFIAAKVEEMYPPKVHQFAYVTDEACTEDEILSMETIIMMELKWSLSPQTPVSWLNVYMQVAYLKETDELLLPRYPQETFTQITQVPSLSCVRWMVPFAMALREVGGASLKSFPGIPEDDVHNIQTHASYMAWLDKAYSYQDVDLEQHGNHPVPSGILTPPLSSEKTDEPVRADALKIRPRMCPASPQQSQGDAARTDEA; this is encoded by the exons TTGGGCCAGCAAAGATGTGGTGTGGAGCAACATGTTGGAGAAAGATAAGGCCTACACCAGAGATGTCCACATGATGGAGAAACACCCTCATCTGCAGCCCAAGATGAGGGCGATCCTCCTGGACTGGCTGATGGAG GTGAGCGAAGTGTACAAGCTGCACAGGGAGACCTACCACCTGGCCCAGGACTACTTTGATCGCTTCATGGCCACCCAGAGGAACGTCTTCAAGTCAACGTTGCAGCTCATCGGCATCACCTGCCTCTTCATCGCTGCCAAAGTGGAG GAGATGTATCCACCCAAGGTCCACCAGTTTGCCTACGTTACAGATGAAGCTTGTACAGAGGATGAAATCCTCAGCATGGAGACCATCATCATGATG GAGCTGAAATGGAGCCTGAGTCCTCAGACTCCCGTCTCCTGGCTCAACGTTTACATGCAGGTGGCCTATCTGAAGGAGACGGACGAGCTGCTTCTGCC CAGATACCCCCAGGAGACCTTCACGCAGATCACACAGGTGCCCTCTCTTTCA TGCGTGAGGTGGATGGTTCCTTTTGCCATGGCGCTACGGGAGGTCGGCGGCGCCTCCTTGAAAAGCTTCCCGGGAATCCCTGAAGATGACGTGCACAACATCCAGACCCACGCTTCCTACATGGCCTGGCTG GACAAGGCCTACTCTTACCAGGACGTGGACTTGGAGCAGCACGGCAACCACCCCGTCCCTTCAGGCATCCTCACGCCGCCGCTCAGCAGCGAAAAGACTGACGAGCCGGTCCGGGCGGACGCGTTAAAGATCCGACCGCGGATGTGTCCGGCGTCCCCGCAACAGTCTCAGGGGGACGCGGCGCGGACGGATGAAGCCTGA